Proteins encoded in a region of the Vicia villosa cultivar HV-30 ecotype Madison, WI linkage group LG5, Vvil1.0, whole genome shotgun sequence genome:
- the LOC131605183 gene encoding uncharacterized protein LOC131605183: MSNLTKLDFGALDISGKSYLTWALDAQIHLSAEGHGDTIKEGNKSSDQQKAKAMIFLRRHLHEDLKNEYLTVTDPHVLWKNLKDRYDHQKTFILPKARYEWMHLRLQDFKSVSDYNSAMFRITSKLLLCGEKVTDEDMLEKTFSTFHASNVLLQQQYREKGFIKYSDLISCLLVAEQNNELLMKNHEARPTGTTPFPEVNVARHDHYRKNRGRGLAYARGRGRGRNYAHGLGFDRGRNGNHKNTYFHPKWKNVEKNEKEGQSSKTNENICYRCGGKGHWSRTCRTPKHLVDLYQKSLKNKKEKIETHFANEDDDPDYGNMDVTHLDIGDFFADPDGKIDHLIGDGSVKK, translated from the coding sequence ATGTCAAATCTTACAAAATTGGATTTTGGGGCTCTTGATATTTCGGGAAAGAGCTATTTGACATGGGCCCTAGACGCCCAAATTCATTTAAGCGCAGAAGGTCACGGTGATACTATTAAAGAAGGAAATAaatcatctgatcaacaaaaggcAAAAGCCATGATATTCCTCCGTCGTCACCTTCACGAGGATCTTAAAAATGAGTATCTTACCGTAACTGACCCACATGTCTTGTGGAAAAATTTGAAAGATAGATATGATCATCAAAAAACGTTTATCCTACCAAAAGCTCGATATGAATGGATGCATTTACGTTTGCAGGATTTTAAAAGTGTAAGTGATTATAATTCTGCAATGTTTAGAATAACTTCTAAGTTATTATTATGTGGAGAAAAAGTAACTGATGAAGATATGCTAGAAAAAACATTTTCCACTTTTCATGCATCCAATGTGCTCCTGCAGCAGCAGTATCGAGAAAAGGGGTTTATTAAATATTCTGATCTAATATCTTGTCTTCTTGTGGCTGAGCAAAATAATGAACTATTGATGAAAAATCATGAGGCCCGTCCCACTGGTACAACTCCATTCCCAGAAGTGAATGTGGCAAGGCACGACCACTATAGGAAAAATCGTGGTCGCGGTCTTGCATATGCACGTGGTCGTGGTCGTGGTCGTAATTATGCTCATGGTCTTGGTTTTGATCGTGGTCGCAATGGGAATCATAAAAACACATATTTCCACCCGAAGTGGAAAAAtgttgaaaagaatgaaaaagagggtcAGAGTagcaaaacaaatgaaaatatttGCTATCGTTGTGGAGGAAAAGGTCATTGGAGTCGCACTTGTCGTACTCCAAAACACCTTGTTGATCTTTATCAAAAATCactgaaaaataaaaaggaaaagatcgAGACTCACTTtgctaatgaagatgatgatccaGATTATGGTAATATGGATGTTACCCATTTAGATATTGGTGACTTCTTTGCTGATCCAGATggaaaaattgatcaccttattgGAGATGGAAGCGTCAAGAAATAA